GTATCAACAAAAATTAAATTTGTGTTTTTGTATTTATTGTTTAAATTAAAAAATATCATAATGTGAATTATACTAGTTATATATATAATATGAAATATGAAATATGCAATAGTAGTAGATTCTTCTTCTGCGTTAACTAGAGAGGATGCCCAGAGACTAGGATGATATTATTTACCATTACACATTAATATTGATGGTAAAGAATATCGTGATGGAGTCGATTTAACTTCGAAAAATCTTTTTGAATATTACACTAAAGACGCGGAAGTAAAAACTTCTTCAATCAATCCTGGAGAAGCTTATTCTTTATTTGAACAACTTTCAAAGGAGTATGACAAAATTATTGTTTATCCCATTTCTAAATACTTATCAGGAACTTGCCAAGCTCTCACTTCGCTAGCAGCAGAGTTTCCTAAAGTTAGAGTAGTGCAGTCAAAACAAATTGTGGAACTAATTCTTTTAGATCTCTTTGACTTTGATTTAAAAATGAAAAATGATCCATCAAAATTTGACCAATATATTGAAGATATAGAAAATAAAGGATTTGAATATTCAATTACTTTAATTCCAAAATACAACAAATATTTAGTTAAAGGTGGTAGATTACATCCTTCTGCTGCATTAATTGCAAAAATGTTAAGTATTGTTCCATTAATCACTTTCCAAAATGGTCAATTATTAAAAGAAGGAACTGGAAGGGTATTTAAAAAATCTGTTATTAAAAATATCCATTCTAAATTAGATGTTTTTGACAAGGACGAAAATTCTTTACTAGTTTATCTTCACTCAGGTGCCTTAGAAGAAGATTCTAAAGAATTTATAGAAGAATTTGTCAATGTATTTGGTGAAGAACCTCTTGTAAGATACATTGCTCCAGTAGTGGCCATTCATACTGGACCAGAATCATACGTTGGTGTGAGAATTAAAATAAATAAAGAATTAAAAAATGCCTTTTTAACATTTCTTAAACAAATTAATAATTAGCAACTTTTGTTGCTTTTTTTATGCCATTTTTTAGAATAAAAAAATGGCAGGAGTGACAGGATTCGAACCCATAACACACGGGGTTGAAGCCCGTTGTTCTACCGTTGAACTACACTCCTACAAAGTGGTATTATTATACCACTAAACTAAAAAATAAAAGAAAAAATAGCATGCGCTATTTTATCATTGTGAAATAAAAACTCCTTGACCGTCTTTCATATTATCAGTAACAGCGAGAAGAATATCCACTAATCATCAAAGGCCAAATAATCCAAATGTAAGGAATTTAATTAATTCTCACAAAATGTTTCCAGTTAAAATCTATAAATTCCTAATCACCCTAAAAAGAGAGCAAGAAGAGTAGTTACAAGTCTGCTCTTGTGAGATTTTATAGTAACTGAGACAGTTTTTCTATTTCTAGTCATAAAATTCCTATTTTTAAAAAAATTTGTTTAAAGTTTGTGAAAATTTTCACAAAAAAATTATATAAATTTAAAGGTTCAAAAGTTTTTTTAGAAAGATCAAAAAGTTAAAAAAATATAAAAAATTAACTAAAAATGCATTTTTTACTACTTTTTAAAAAATATGAGAAAATATTGTTTTTATGTATGCTTTAAAAAAGCAAAGATTTTTCTTTGCTTTTTATTTTTTTAATGTTTTATTAATTAAGTCGATTATATCTTGCACAGTTGCTAATTTTAATAATTCATTATCATCAAATTGAACATTCAATTCTTGTTCTGCCTCAAAAATTAATTCAGCTAAATCTAATGAGTCAATTTTTAATTCTTTTAAATTAGATGATAGTAAAACTTTTTGTGAAGTTTTTCTCTGAATTT
This Mycoplasmopsis columbina DNA region includes the following protein-coding sequences:
- a CDS encoding DegV family protein, with translation MKYAIVVDSSSALTREDAQRLGWYYLPLHINIDGKEYRDGVDLTSKNLFEYYTKDAEVKTSSINPGEAYSLFEQLSKEYDKIIVYPISKYLSGTCQALTSLAAEFPKVRVVQSKQIVELILLDLFDFDLKMKNDPSKFDQYIEDIENKGFEYSITLIPKYNKYLVKGGRLHPSAALIAKMLSIVPLITFQNGQLLKEGTGRVFKKSVIKNIHSKLDVFDKDENSLLVYLHSGALEEDSKEFIEEFVNVFGEEPLVRYIAPVVAIHTGPESYVGVRIKINKELKNAFLTFLKQINN
- a CDS encoding phosphopantetheine-binding protein, giving the protein MENKILEKIQRKTSQKVLLSSNLKELKIDSLDLAELIFEAEQELNVQFDDNELLKLATVQDIIDLINKTLKK